In Treponema primitia ZAS-2, a genomic segment contains:
- the secA gene encoding preprotein translocase subunit SecA: protein MFEKIVKALFGSQHERDLKALLPILHSVNEKEAWAAALPAEEFPKLTALFKERYAKGETLDALLPEAFALAREAARRNLGERPYDVQVLGSIVLHLGKIVEMKTGEGKTLMSVAATYLNALSGKGVHVVTVNDYLASRDADWMRPVFSYLGVTVGTILSDMDNARRKENYACDITYGTNNEFGFDYLRDNMRWDLEGRVQRGHCFCVVDEIDSILIDEARTPLIISGAAEDDTFKYAEVDKLLGTLEEVKKKADGEYPDETQGEEVVGDYKLNEKNKNVSFSNNGMAKIEELLQKRNLIKGAIVDEENFEYLHYFTQALRAHKLFHIDVDYVVQDGLVQIVDEFTGRILYGRRYSDGLHQAIEAKERIKIAQRNRTLATITFQNYFRLYEKISGMTGTADTEAVEFAKIYNLDVVVIPTNLPVSRNDEDDVVYLNEKEKFNALGDEIAAAHKRGQPMLVGTVSIEKSEQLSTLLTRRGVRHEVLNAKNHAREAAIIAEAGARGAVTIATNMAGRGTDIKLGGSPEHRARKKAGTDASPERYAACYQEEYENWKKDYVEVKSQGGLYVIGTERHESRRIDNQLRGRSGRQGDPGRSKFFISMDDDLMRLFGGDNIKNLMSKMGMEPGEPIYHPWLNKSIEKAQKKVEERNFEIRKHLLDYDDVLNQQRKYIYDQRDAILRDEDLKARVNESTADMVDAALDRYRAAQRGDQGEAVKELTASLKEKFGYLIHVDPEDKESWTPEALRKGIIGDLEKDIADKIALVGEAGINHFIRGQYLQSIDGKWLDHLENMEGLREAVYLRGYAQKNPLTEYKIEGFQIFDAMIDTIREEIASRVHLVRIRAAGNREPEQRTMATVQSASHGSIGAFANNMAASDAGGSGQAGRPKGPSSRSEPEAVTVIRSVPKVGRNDPCPCGSGKKYKFCHGR, encoded by the coding sequence ATGTTTGAAAAAATCGTAAAAGCCCTGTTCGGCTCCCAGCACGAGCGGGATTTGAAGGCCCTGTTGCCCATATTGCATTCGGTTAATGAGAAAGAAGCCTGGGCTGCGGCATTACCCGCAGAGGAGTTCCCCAAACTGACCGCCCTGTTCAAGGAACGCTATGCCAAGGGGGAAACCCTGGACGCCCTGCTCCCGGAGGCTTTTGCCCTGGCGCGGGAGGCTGCGCGGCGGAACCTGGGGGAGCGGCCCTACGATGTGCAGGTCCTGGGGTCCATCGTGCTCCACCTGGGGAAGATCGTGGAAATGAAGACCGGTGAAGGCAAGACCCTGATGAGCGTGGCCGCCACCTACCTCAATGCCCTGAGCGGCAAGGGGGTCCACGTGGTGACCGTGAACGATTACCTGGCAAGCCGGGACGCGGACTGGATGCGGCCGGTGTTCTCTTACCTGGGAGTCACCGTGGGAACCATCCTTTCGGACATGGACAATGCACGGCGCAAGGAAAACTATGCCTGCGACATCACCTACGGGACCAACAACGAATTCGGCTTTGACTACCTCCGGGACAATATGCGCTGGGACCTGGAAGGCCGGGTCCAGCGGGGGCACTGCTTCTGCGTGGTGGACGAAATCGACTCCATCCTCATCGACGAGGCCCGAACCCCCCTGATCATCTCCGGCGCCGCCGAGGATGATACCTTCAAGTACGCTGAGGTGGACAAGCTCCTGGGCACCCTGGAGGAAGTTAAAAAGAAGGCCGACGGCGAATACCCTGACGAGACCCAGGGCGAAGAAGTGGTCGGGGATTACAAGCTCAACGAAAAAAACAAAAACGTTTCCTTTTCCAACAACGGTATGGCCAAGATCGAGGAACTGCTCCAGAAGCGGAACCTGATCAAGGGCGCCATCGTTGACGAAGAAAACTTTGAGTACCTCCACTACTTTACCCAGGCCTTGCGGGCCCACAAATTGTTCCATATCGACGTGGACTACGTGGTGCAGGATGGGCTGGTCCAGATTGTGGATGAGTTTACCGGGCGCATACTCTACGGCCGCCGCTATTCCGACGGGCTCCACCAGGCTATTGAGGCCAAGGAGCGGATCAAGATTGCCCAGCGGAACCGGACTCTGGCCACCATCACCTTCCAAAACTACTTTAGGTTGTATGAAAAAATATCCGGTATGACCGGTACCGCAGACACCGAGGCCGTGGAATTTGCCAAGATCTACAACCTTGATGTGGTGGTAATCCCCACCAATCTGCCGGTGAGCCGGAATGACGAAGACGATGTGGTCTACCTCAACGAAAAGGAAAAATTCAACGCCCTGGGGGATGAAATTGCCGCCGCCCACAAACGGGGCCAGCCCATGCTGGTGGGGACCGTGTCCATCGAAAAGTCGGAGCAGCTCTCCACTCTGCTCACCCGCCGGGGGGTGCGCCACGAGGTGCTGAACGCCAAGAACCACGCCCGGGAAGCGGCGATCATCGCCGAGGCGGGCGCCCGGGGTGCGGTGACCATCGCCACCAACATGGCGGGCCGGGGCACGGACATCAAGCTGGGGGGCAGCCCGGAACACCGGGCCCGGAAAAAAGCCGGGACCGATGCATCGCCGGAACGGTATGCTGCCTGTTACCAAGAGGAATACGAAAACTGGAAGAAGGACTATGTGGAGGTGAAGTCCCAGGGCGGCCTCTATGTAATCGGCACCGAACGCCACGAAAGCCGGCGTATCGACAACCAGCTCCGGGGCCGTTCGGGCCGCCAGGGCGACCCGGGGCGGTCGAAGTTCTTCATTTCCATGGACGATGACCTGATGCGCCTCTTCGGCGGGGACAATATCAAGAACCTCATGTCCAAGATGGGCATGGAGCCGGGGGAACCCATTTACCACCCCTGGCTTAATAAGAGTATTGAGAAGGCCCAGAAAAAGGTGGAGGAGCGGAACTTTGAAATCCGCAAGCACCTCCTGGACTATGATGATGTGCTGAATCAGCAGCGGAAGTATATCTACGACCAGAGGGATGCCATACTCAGGGATGAGGATCTCAAGGCCAGGGTCAACGAATCCACTGCCGACATGGTGGACGCCGCACTGGACCGGTACCGCGCGGCCCAGCGGGGAGACCAGGGGGAGGCGGTAAAGGAACTGACAGCAAGCCTCAAGGAAAAATTCGGCTACCTTATCCATGTGGATCCCGAGGACAAGGAATCCTGGACCCCTGAAGCGTTGCGGAAGGGGATCATCGGGGATCTGGAGAAGGACATTGCCGATAAAATAGCCTTGGTGGGGGAAGCGGGGATCAACCATTTCATCCGGGGTCAGTACCTCCAGTCAATCGATGGAAAATGGCTTGACCACCTGGAAAATATGGAAGGCCTGCGGGAAGCGGTGTACCTCCGGGGCTATGCCCAGAAGAATCCTTTGACGGAGTACAAAATCGAAGGGTTCCAGATCTTTGATGCCATGATAGATACGATCCGCGAAGAGATAGCATCCCGGGTACACCTGGTGCGGATCAGAGCTGCCGGAAACCGGGAGCCTGAACAGCGGACCATGGCTACGGTGCAGTCCGCCAGCCATGGCAGCATCGGGGCCTTTGCCAACAACATGGCGGCATCCGATGCCGGGGGCAGCGGCCAGGCAGGGCGCCCCAAGGGGCCTTCATCCCGGTCTGAACCCGAGGCGGTTACGGTGATCCGCTCGGTGCCCAAGGTGGGCCGCAACGACCCCTGCCCCTGCGGGAGTGGAAAAAAGTACAAGTTCTGTCATGGGCGTTAA
- a CDS encoding LIC_12708 family protein: MKLLPLLMCIPLLLFSACAPGGIASVAREDLFSLDIGRLEDQIDLYNLEGGRSNRKTSLAMRDGLFYIADGNGGKVVHYTSYGDLLFMIYNDETNPPPLTLRTGVETSGVVTRWAFSYPLREPGAIAVDSRKHIYVEDRLPYERHSYDAENRTIQDSLVLHFDSDGCFVEYLGREGLGGSPFPKIERISASLADEFAVVCRLPTGWNIYWFDLEGTLLYFIPLKNEQIPIPPDRLPVFPSIDTIAVSPDSRKLFIKIDYYRETFDESTKTKLGTEPDSSVIWIMNVEDGSYQGTIEVPFYESTVTENNRRITDRLLYSLLGVVKNDRAFLMIPVEDGYSIMILSTDPHEQRRGFIQVKSEELQFNAFSISAEGILSALLATDFQAKLVWWRTDKFLEEGG; this comes from the coding sequence ATGAAACTGCTTCCCCTGCTTATGTGCATCCCCCTGCTGCTGTTCAGCGCCTGTGCCCCCGGTGGCATCGCTTCGGTTGCCCGGGAGGACCTCTTTTCCCTGGACATCGGGCGGCTGGAGGACCAGATCGACCTCTACAACCTGGAGGGGGGCCGGAGCAACCGCAAAACTTCTCTGGCCATGCGGGACGGCCTGTTCTACATTGCCGATGGCAATGGGGGGAAGGTGGTCCACTACACGTCCTACGGGGACCTCCTGTTCATGATTTACAATGACGAAACCAACCCGCCGCCCCTAACCCTCAGGACTGGGGTGGAAACCAGCGGTGTGGTAACCCGGTGGGCCTTTTCTTATCCCCTGCGGGAGCCCGGGGCCATTGCGGTGGATTCCCGGAAGCACATCTATGTGGAGGACCGGCTGCCCTATGAGCGGCACAGTTATGATGCGGAAAACCGGACTATCCAGGATAGTCTGGTCCTCCATTTCGATTCCGACGGCTGTTTTGTCGAATACCTGGGCCGGGAGGGCCTGGGGGGCTCCCCCTTTCCCAAGATTGAGCGGATTAGCGCCTCCCTGGCGGATGAATTTGCCGTGGTTTGCCGGCTGCCTACGGGCTGGAACATCTACTGGTTTGACCTGGAGGGGACGCTCCTGTACTTTATCCCCTTGAAAAATGAACAGATTCCCATTCCACCGGACCGGCTGCCGGTGTTTCCTTCTATAGATACCATTGCCGTATCCCCGGACAGCCGGAAGCTTTTTATCAAAATCGACTATTATCGGGAGACCTTTGACGAATCCACCAAGACCAAGCTGGGGACTGAGCCGGACAGCTCGGTGATTTGGATTATGAACGTGGAGGATGGTTCCTACCAGGGGACCATTGAGGTTCCGTTCTACGAATCCACGGTGACCGAAAACAACCGGCGTATTACAGACCGGCTGCTCTATTCCCTCCTGGGGGTGGTGAAAAACGACCGGGCGTTCCTCATGATTCCTGTGGAGGACGGGTATTCTATCATGATTCTTTCCACGGACCCCCACGAGCAGCGCCGGGGCTTTATCCAGGTGAAGAGCGAAGAGCTTCAGTTCAACGCTTTTTCCATCTCCGCCGAGGGTATCCTGTCGGCGTTGCTGGCCACGGACTTCCAAGCCAAGCTGGTCTGGTGGCGGACGGACAAATTCCTGGAGGAGGGGGGATGA
- a CDS encoding (deoxy)nucleoside triphosphate pyrophosphohydrolase, whose amino-acid sequence MRRSVAGIACEQGLFFIAQRLSGGDMGDKWEFPGGKVEEGESDAEALIREYDEEFGAPVTVGPLLGTADFEHHGIARQVNAYRIYLTHTDFRLTEHTQWKWASLEEIETLDFVDSDRKLVPDLRKAELS is encoded by the coding sequence TTGCGTAGGTCCGTGGCGGGAATCGCCTGTGAACAGGGGCTTTTTTTTATAGCCCAACGGCTAAGTGGCGGGGACATGGGGGATAAGTGGGAATTCCCCGGAGGGAAGGTAGAGGAGGGGGAGTCCGATGCGGAGGCCCTTATACGGGAATACGATGAAGAATTCGGGGCGCCGGTTACCGTGGGGCCCCTGTTGGGGACCGCAGACTTTGAACACCACGGCATTGCCCGCCAGGTTAACGCTTACCGGATATATTTGACCCATACTGATTTCAGGCTCACCGAGCATACCCAATGGAAATGGGCCTCCCTGGAGGAAATTGAAACCCTGGACTTTGTGGATTCGGATCGCAAGCTGGTTCCGGATTTAAGAAAGGCGGAGCTTAGTTAG
- a CDS encoding omptin family outer membrane protease, with product MRSIYGFAFFVSICFISTFPTYLFAQNTASFSIGKTPYTFSLATGIGVLLGQAEEIVYQDDDDDAYLSKLLWDLKPMVYVGTALELSRTHPLDGLGAEVDLSVKFGLPLQSGVMEDRDWDDPLYPASHDDPLFTNFSSSDAYIQGAVLADFSGGLTIPVAQAVVIKALFSFSFMRFSWIARDGYRRYKAEDWEKIPGQGIMISYDQNWLIFSPGLGLSWPFHPLMGLDFNFFISPLIIAFDMDNHYLNIRSGKEYTQYVDTMPGGLYIEPSLDFRFSPTPIISLLLHSSWRYISGSRGDTTETVSGRNTPATVYENSAGAAYSAFDLALILKVALPLQKVRVGSN from the coding sequence GTGAGAAGTATATACGGTTTTGCCTTTTTCGTCAGCATCTGTTTCATCAGTACATTTCCCACATATTTATTTGCCCAGAATACGGCCAGTTTTTCCATCGGCAAAACCCCCTATACCTTTTCCCTGGCAACCGGGATCGGAGTTCTCCTGGGACAGGCTGAAGAGATTGTCTATCAGGATGATGATGATGATGCCTATTTAAGCAAATTGCTCTGGGATTTAAAACCCATGGTGTATGTTGGAACCGCCCTGGAGCTTTCCCGTACCCACCCCCTGGACGGTCTTGGGGCGGAGGTGGATCTGTCGGTAAAGTTCGGCCTGCCCCTGCAAAGCGGAGTCATGGAGGACCGGGACTGGGACGATCCTCTGTATCCCGCAAGCCATGATGATCCGCTTTTTACTAATTTTTCTTCCAGTGACGCCTATATCCAGGGTGCAGTATTGGCGGATTTTTCCGGAGGTCTTACCATTCCTGTTGCCCAGGCGGTGGTGATTAAAGCCCTATTTTCTTTTTCTTTTATGCGTTTCTCCTGGATAGCCAGGGATGGTTACAGAAGATATAAAGCTGAGGACTGGGAAAAAATCCCCGGTCAGGGGATTATGATCAGCTATGATCAGAATTGGCTTATTTTTTCACCCGGCCTTGGACTTTCCTGGCCTTTTCACCCCCTCATGGGTCTTGATTTTAACTTTTTTATCAGCCCCTTAATCATTGCCTTTGATATGGATAATCATTATCTTAATATCCGTTCTGGTAAAGAATATACCCAGTATGTTGATACCATGCCGGGGGGCTTGTATATTGAACCATCTCTGGATTTTCGTTTTTCCCCTACCCCTATCATTTCACTATTGCTGCATAGCTCCTGGCGTTATATTAGCGGCTCCCGGGGGGATACAACAGAAACCGTCTCCGGTAGAAATACTCCTGCGACGGTATATGAAAATTCCGCCGGCGCGGCCTATTCAGCCTTTGACCTGGCCCTTATCCTGAAAGTTGCGCTTCCTTTGCAAAAGGTTCGGGTGGGTTCTAACTAA
- a CDS encoding leucine-rich repeat domain-containing protein gives MRKPLFIAIISLFMFTLIFGSCENPENSTVQGKGLEQNNQAYQNSGEEKANPDREKSDPKGENSDPNEENADPDEESADSGGENTGPGKGNADSGDENTGTDGKNSGEKQEEAVQEPGLPGKLFITVSPEEFTHYTLSFLHQSGDTTDDLKLPPENEGLMLDLAAGLWTITAVAYVNPGTGDPIPAAQGLVQVQVIPEKIVEVSITLDKMLGGEGSRGTLSYSVEFPQDLVRSALLTLFARDEDGVFRPCFITDLLESAAGNVSEGAIVLNPGYYRLDLTMNALYHRVTKTEYISIYPYGETRTTDFYFDPADFPPVTEITDTVALTAYLKKQSGVTETNPCLIRVGNVDLSISANSASVKALYSSLSQYTALDLRDCSGASLINSTAKTTPTKVNMVALILPVGLRTLSANVFSDCPSLVLADLPGVTTINNAAFSGCGKLESVNMPEVTAIKNDFTSTNGAFQGCKILKSVYLPKALKLERDTFRSCKALSVVYLPQVNTLAEGAFEDCSALDCLILGETPPKLGKEVFKDSNPRTIYVPQSAIDTYKTTTQQGWTPGLKEKVRALPEKI, from the coding sequence ATGAGAAAACCATTGTTCATTGCCATTATCAGTCTTTTTATGTTCACCCTGATCTTTGGATCCTGTGAAAATCCGGAAAATTCCACTGTCCAGGGAAAAGGGCTGGAACAAAATAATCAGGCCTATCAAAATTCCGGGGAAGAAAAAGCTAATCCTGACAGGGAAAAAAGTGATCCTAAGGGAGAAAATTCCGATCCCAATGAGGAAAACGCCGACCCCGATGAAGAAAGCGCTGACTCCGGCGGGGAAAATACCGGCCCAGGTAAAGGAAATGCCGATTCCGGCGACGAAAACACCGGGACCGACGGAAAAAATTCTGGAGAAAAGCAGGAAGAAGCTGTTCAGGAGCCGGGACTTCCGGGAAAACTCTTTATTACCGTTTCCCCCGAGGAATTTACCCACTACACCCTCAGCTTTCTTCACCAGTCAGGGGATACGACGGATGATTTGAAGCTACCGCCGGAAAACGAAGGGCTTATGCTTGATCTCGCCGCCGGATTGTGGACTATTACCGCAGTTGCTTATGTAAACCCGGGAACCGGCGATCCTATCCCGGCTGCCCAAGGGCTTGTCCAGGTCCAGGTTATACCGGAAAAGATCGTGGAAGTTTCCATCACCTTGGATAAAATGCTGGGCGGGGAGGGTAGCCGGGGAACCCTGTCTTATTCGGTGGAATTTCCCCAGGATTTGGTCAGGTCCGCCTTACTGACCCTATTCGCCCGGGATGAGGACGGGGTATTCCGGCCATGTTTCATCACGGATCTTCTGGAGAGCGCCGCCGGCAATGTCAGCGAAGGGGCCATCGTCTTAAATCCCGGCTATTATCGCTTGGACCTTACCATGAATGCCCTCTATCACCGGGTAACTAAAACGGAGTATATATCCATTTATCCTTATGGAGAAACCAGGACGACGGACTTTTATTTTGATCCGGCGGATTTTCCTCCAGTAACTGAAATAACAGATACCGTTGCTCTGACGGCCTATCTTAAGAAACAGTCGGGGGTCACCGAAACAAACCCCTGTTTAATCCGCGTAGGGAATGTGGATTTATCAATTTCCGCCAATTCAGCTTCCGTTAAAGCTCTGTATAGCAGCCTTAGCCAGTATACTGCATTGGATTTGCGGGACTGTAGCGGGGCAAGCCTTATTAATTCTACAGCCAAAACAACCCCTACTAAAGTGAATATGGTCGCCCTTATTCTACCTGTTGGTCTGCGTACCCTAAGCGCCAACGTATTCTCCGATTGCCCTTCTTTGGTTTTAGCGGACTTGCCTGGAGTTACTACTATCAATAATGCCGCCTTCAGTGGTTGTGGTAAACTTGAATCGGTAAATATGCCGGAAGTGACGGCAATAAAAAATGATTTCACCTCCACGAATGGAGCTTTTCAAGGATGTAAAATCTTAAAATCGGTTTATCTACCGAAGGCGCTCAAATTAGAGCGGGACACCTTCAGATCATGCAAAGCCCTTTCGGTGGTGTACCTGCCCCAGGTAAATACCCTTGCAGAAGGAGCCTTTGAAGACTGTTCGGCATTAGACTGTCTTATCCTGGGGGAAACTCCCCCAAAGTTGGGAAAGGAAGTCTTCAAAGATTCTAACCCAAGAACTATCTACGTACCACAGTCAGCAATAGATACGTATAAAACCACCACCCAACAGGGATGGACCCCTGGTTTGAAGGAAAAAGTAAGGGCCTTGCCCGAAAAAATTTAA
- the recA gene encoding recombinase RecA, protein MAKNEPEKTRGNPLASTEEKEKALEAARLQIEKQFGSGSLMKLGDHTSAAGIEVIPSGSILLDEALGIGGFPRGRIIEIYGPESSGKTTLALHVVAEAQKMGGIAAFVDAEHALDPVYAKNLGVNTDNLWISQPDTGEQALEITESLVRSGAVDVIVVDSVAALTPQAEIEGDMGDAHMGLQARLMSQALRKLTATIGKSRTILIFINQIRMKIGVMFGNPETTTGGNALKFYASVRLDVRKFETIEGSGDEDALGNRVRVKVVKNKVAPPFRKAELEIIFGKGISAIASLLDAAVKYDIIEKKGAWFSYGEEKVGQGRENAKKYLEENPVFAVEVEQKLRKIMFPGRDFSQMAKIVPPAAEAAPASGLAAAASAVQAGATQAKPPAGITLGTPLETAASGNGGGNSPASGSPVASGQGNAGAAKSAAPAQSAPAVPARGRGRPPLNKAAGETISIGKPSKEDDLF, encoded by the coding sequence ATGGCAAAGAATGAACCGGAAAAAACCAGGGGAAATCCCCTGGCTTCAACAGAAGAAAAAGAAAAGGCTCTGGAAGCGGCACGGCTCCAGATAGAAAAACAATTTGGCTCAGGCTCTCTGATGAAGCTTGGAGACCATACAAGCGCCGCAGGCATAGAGGTGATCCCCTCAGGTTCCATACTCCTGGACGAAGCTTTGGGGATTGGCGGCTTCCCCCGGGGACGGATCATCGAGATCTACGGCCCTGAATCTTCGGGAAAGACCACCCTGGCCCTGCATGTGGTGGCGGAAGCCCAAAAAATGGGCGGGATAGCGGCCTTTGTGGACGCCGAACACGCCTTGGACCCGGTGTACGCCAAAAACCTTGGGGTAAATACCGATAATCTGTGGATTTCCCAGCCCGACACAGGGGAACAGGCCCTGGAAATAACTGAAAGCCTGGTCCGTTCCGGCGCGGTGGACGTAATCGTGGTGGACTCCGTGGCCGCCCTGACCCCCCAGGCGGAAATTGAGGGGGACATGGGGGATGCCCACATGGGACTTCAAGCCCGGCTCATGAGCCAGGCTTTGCGGAAACTCACCGCCACCATTGGAAAATCGCGGACCATCCTGATCTTCATCAACCAGATCCGCATGAAGATCGGTGTCATGTTCGGCAACCCCGAAACCACCACCGGGGGCAATGCCCTGAAATTCTACGCCTCGGTACGCCTGGATGTACGTAAGTTTGAGACCATCGAAGGGAGCGGCGACGAGGATGCCCTGGGTAACCGTGTCCGGGTTAAGGTGGTGAAAAATAAGGTAGCCCCGCCCTTTAGAAAGGCGGAATTAGAAATAATCTTTGGCAAGGGTATTTCCGCCATTGCCAGCCTCCTGGACGCCGCGGTTAAATACGATATCATCGAAAAAAAAGGCGCCTGGTTTTCCTATGGTGAAGAAAAAGTCGGCCAGGGCCGGGAAAATGCGAAAAAGTACCTGGAAGAAAACCCTGTCTTCGCTGTTGAGGTGGAGCAGAAGTTACGGAAAATCATGTTCCCCGGCCGGGATTTTTCCCAGATGGCCAAAATCGTTCCCCCAGCCGCGGAAGCCGCCCCCGCATCGGGCCTTGCGGCTGCGGCTTCCGCCGTCCAGGCCGGGGCTACCCAAGCTAAGCCCCCGGCGGGCATTACCCTGGGAACGCCTCTTGAGACAGCGGCTTCCGGTAACGGTGGGGGAAACTCTCCGGCGTCCGGCAGCCCCGTAGCATCTGGTCAGGGAAATGCTGGGGCAGCGAAATCGGCTGCGCCCGCGCAGTCTGCTCCAGCCGTACCGGCTCGGGGGCGGGGAAGGCCGCCGCTTAACAAAGCTGCCGGGGAAACCATTTCTATAGGTAAACCTTCCAAAGAGGATGACCTTTTCTGA
- a CDS encoding M20 family metallopeptidase — MDTGSTCNAVPRAEIKGQIKEAVRKYWDEAKALSDELWAHPELSGKEFESSKKIAALLKKHGFEVEYPYLGDPTSFRGILDNGEGPGIAIMVEYDALPDIGHGCGHNLHGALSVLAALAITELRSRFQGKIYVIGTPNEEVDGAKARMADQGVFDGMALAMMMHSSYGGFSQANMDALSLRFYDMDFKGHAAHAVAAPWEGRSALAAARKFFDLVDARRECFTPDIHVNAVILDGGTVPNIIPAKASIRCEFRTDSMAKLKVLDETILKCAKAAAMALDCEVFWKAGPWDFADMVRVKPLEEEMERILLDLGEKMEPVSAPVGSTDVGNVSYRCPSIQPLISITREQYSLHTPEFAAETIKAPAHEAMARGAEALVALGLRVLNDGDFRRCLQEDFTRARDRKLGAR; from the coding sequence ATGGATACCGGTTCTACTTGCAACGCAGTTCCCCGCGCAGAAATCAAGGGACAGATAAAAGAGGCGGTGCGGAAGTATTGGGATGAAGCAAAAGCCCTGAGCGATGAGCTCTGGGCTCATCCCGAGCTTTCCGGAAAGGAATTTGAATCCAGCAAAAAGATCGCCGCCTTGCTTAAAAAGCACGGCTTTGAGGTGGAATACCCCTACCTGGGGGATCCCACAAGTTTTCGGGGCATCCTTGATAACGGCGAAGGGCCTGGGATCGCCATCATGGTAGAATACGACGCCCTGCCCGACATAGGCCACGGCTGCGGCCATAACCTGCACGGCGCCCTCTCTGTCCTTGCCGCCCTGGCAATCACCGAACTGCGTTCCCGGTTTCAGGGAAAAATCTACGTGATCGGCACCCCCAACGAGGAAGTTGACGGCGCCAAGGCCCGGATGGCCGATCAGGGTGTCTTTGACGGTATGGCCCTGGCCATGATGATGCACAGTTCCTACGGCGGCTTTAGCCAGGCAAACATGGACGCCCTGAGCCTCCGTTTTTATGACATGGACTTTAAGGGCCATGCCGCCCATGCCGTGGCAGCTCCCTGGGAGGGCAGGTCCGCCCTGGCAGCCGCCCGGAAATTTTTCGATCTGGTGGATGCCCGGCGGGAGTGTTTTACCCCGGACATCCACGTCAATGCGGTTATTCTGGATGGCGGCACGGTTCCGAATATCATCCCCGCCAAAGCTTCCATCCGCTGCGAATTCCGCACCGATTCCATGGCAAAGCTGAAAGTTCTGGACGAGACGATTCTGAAATGCGCCAAAGCCGCCGCCATGGCCCTAGACTGTGAAGTTTTCTGGAAGGCTGGCCCCTGGGATTTTGCCGATATGGTCCGGGTGAAACCCCTAGAGGAGGAAATGGAGCGGATACTTCTCGATCTGGGGGAAAAAATGGAACCCGTATCGGCGCCTGTGGGATCCACCGATGTGGGCAATGTCAGTTACCGCTGCCCTTCCATCCAGCCCCTTATCTCGATAACCCGCGAACAGTACTCCCTGCATACCCCGGAATTTGCCGCTGAAACCATCAAGGCTCCGGCCCATGAAGCCATGGCCCGGGGTGCGGAAGCCCTGGTTGCCCTGGGGCTGAGGGTACTTAATGACGGCGATTTCCGGCGCTGCCTTCAGGAGGATTTTACCCGGGCCAGGGATCGTAAACTGGGTGCGCGGTAA
- a CDS encoding segregation and condensation protein A encodes MDTNNGAVHKFRLKEFEGPLDLLLFLIKKNEVNLYDIPIAQITEQYLEYLHFANTLDLEDLTEFHAMAASLLYIKSRMLLPVELDLDDDADDPRQELVDKLIEYQKFKKLSELMEEKEKEAEWVMERKKLQRALPFVEDELWEKVDIWALVKTFSSLMSNVPSERIIDLYEEVSINEKTTLITEFLEQKGECNFTDLIVRNGSMMDIVCAFLAMLEAVKFRMITVYQNRMFGDILIRPGPSFGAAGGAETENDASGEADAAGNGVSP; translated from the coding sequence ATGGATACCAATAACGGCGCCGTTCATAAGTTCAGGTTAAAGGAATTTGAAGGTCCCCTGGATCTTCTCCTTTTTTTAATCAAAAAAAACGAAGTCAATCTGTATGACATCCCCATAGCCCAGATTACCGAACAGTATCTGGAATACCTCCATTTTGCCAATACCCTGGATCTTGAGGACCTCACCGAATTTCACGCCATGGCGGCAAGTCTGCTGTACATCAAGTCCCGTATGCTCCTCCCGGTGGAATTGGACCTGGATGATGATGCGGATGATCCCCGACAGGAACTGGTGGACAAGCTGATTGAGTACCAGAAATTCAAGAAGCTCTCAGAATTGATGGAAGAAAAGGAAAAGGAAGCCGAATGGGTCATGGAACGGAAAAAGCTCCAGCGGGCCCTGCCCTTTGTAGAGGATGAACTCTGGGAAAAGGTGGACATCTGGGCGCTGGTCAAGACCTTTTCTTCCCTCATGTCCAATGTCCCCAGTGAACGGATCATCGATCTCTATGAAGAAGTATCGATCAATGAAAAGACAACCCTGATAACCGAATTCCTGGAACAGAAAGGAGAGTGCAACTTTACCGATCTGATAGTCCGGAACGGTTCTATGATGGATATAGTCTGCGCCTTTCTGGCAATGCTGGAAGCGGTCAAATTCAGGATGATCACAGTGTACCAGAACCGTATGTTCGGGGATATTTTAATCCGCCCCGGCCCCTCTTTCGGCGCTGCCGGGGGAGCCGAAACTGAGAACGACGCCTCCGGTGAAGCTGATGCCGCGGGTAATGGAGTTTCGCCCTGA